Proteins encoded in a region of the Candidatus Moanabacter tarae genome:
- the ccs1 gene encoding Cytochrome c biogenesis protein Ccs1, giving the protein MNPLYRFFSSIRLTVTLLTLGLLLVFFGTLDQVNIGIRGAQEKYFEHVLALWQFPDDWFFGEYLSWLHLPIPGGYLIGPLLTVNLLVAHFRFFRPSFKKSGIAMIHAGILLLIVGQLVTNLVQEEDSMWITEGESANYIESFTLDELFILDRSDPSIDKTVSIPTELIEKSSSFEHPTLPFRIEIIAYFPNSILLQSELDADTEIFSVDRGIGVERKIFPREIPRTFKQDERNRPSAIVRLVGSIGTLGTWLTSATLSENLPPQIFKHKDREFEIGLRVKRTYLPYTIKLIDFSHDRYSGTEIPKNFSSLVNILHQETKEERQALIYMNNPLRYEGRTFYQAKFARGDTASMFQVIKNPGWPLPYISCILVAAGLLFQFGTHLLRYVNTRWTSILSEERKR; this is encoded by the coding sequence ATGAATCCACTCTATCGATTCTTCAGTTCAATACGTCTCACTGTAACCCTCCTGACCTTAGGTCTACTATTGGTCTTTTTTGGTACACTCGACCAGGTCAATATCGGAATCCGAGGTGCCCAGGAAAAATACTTCGAACATGTTTTGGCACTGTGGCAATTTCCAGACGATTGGTTCTTCGGCGAATATTTAAGTTGGCTCCACCTACCCATTCCAGGAGGCTATTTAATTGGCCCTCTTTTAACCGTTAATTTGTTGGTCGCGCATTTCAGATTTTTTAGGCCGAGTTTTAAAAAGTCCGGAATCGCCATGATTCATGCTGGAATCCTTTTACTTATTGTAGGTCAACTTGTTACAAACTTAGTTCAGGAAGAGGATAGCATGTGGATCACAGAAGGAGAGTCTGCCAACTACATTGAAAGCTTTACCCTTGATGAGCTATTCATTCTCGATAGATCTGACCCCAGTATCGATAAGACAGTCAGTATTCCCACCGAACTGATTGAAAAATCGTCCTCATTTGAGCATCCAACACTTCCTTTCCGAATTGAAATCATTGCCTATTTTCCCAACTCCATCCTCTTGCAGAGTGAGCTAGATGCGGACACAGAGATATTTTCAGTCGATCGAGGTATTGGAGTCGAAAGGAAAATCTTTCCCCGAGAAATTCCCAGGACGTTCAAACAGGATGAGCGTAACCGTCCTAGCGCCATCGTTCGATTAGTCGGAAGCATTGGGACCCTAGGAACTTGGTTAACCTCGGCTACCCTGAGCGAAAACCTTCCGCCCCAAATCTTCAAACATAAGGATCGCGAGTTTGAAATTGGTCTTCGGGTAAAGCGAACCTATCTACCCTATACCATTAAATTGATAGACTTCTCACACGATCGCTACTCGGGCACGGAAATTCCAAAAAACTTCTCCAGCCTGGTAAATATTTTGCATCAAGAAACAAAAGAGGAGCGGCAGGCTTTAATCTACATGAATAACCCACTGCGTTATGAAGGAAGGACTTTTTATCAGGCTAAGTTTGCCCGTGGTGACACTGCCTCTATGTTTCAGGTAATTAAAAATCCTGGTTGGCCCCTTCCCTATATCTCCTGCATTCTGGTTGCGGCTGGCCTACTTTTTCAGTTCGGCACACATCTCTTGCGCTATGTCAATACTCGATGGACCTCGATCCTTTCCGAAGAACGAAAACGATAA
- the ychF gene encoding Ribosome-binding ATPase YchF yields the protein MASLVAKDKQIPATIEFVDIAGLVPGASKGEGLGNQFLGNIREVDAIIEVIRCYNDEEVIHHLGSIDPVRDIQIVSTELILSDLQSVERQIDKTIKRARGGDRESTEILNLLERLQPHLNAGHPASTLELHEEESTILKKLFLLTSKPVLYACNIAESDASDPISNTYVSDVYQFVRRNEKANQCVICGKLEEDLAYLSPEEATQFLKELGVLNSGIDNLICATYSLLGLATFFTIGEDEVRAWSFTKGMTAPQCAGIVHTDFEKGFIKAEVVSYNELINIGSILSAREKGRYRIEGKDYRLQDGDVTLFRFQ from the coding sequence TTGGCTAGTCTTGTAGCGAAGGATAAGCAAATTCCTGCCACGATTGAGTTTGTTGACATTGCTGGACTGGTCCCAGGAGCGAGCAAAGGGGAAGGGTTAGGCAACCAGTTTCTCGGTAATATCCGTGAAGTGGACGCAATAATTGAAGTGATTCGTTGCTATAATGACGAAGAAGTGATTCATCACCTTGGTTCAATAGATCCAGTACGTGATATCCAAATCGTATCGACCGAACTCATTCTTTCCGATCTCCAGTCAGTTGAGAGGCAAATAGATAAAACCATAAAAAGAGCACGTGGTGGAGACCGCGAATCTACTGAAATCCTTAATCTCCTGGAACGCCTACAGCCTCATTTAAACGCTGGACATCCTGCTAGCACCCTCGAACTTCACGAGGAAGAATCTACCATTCTGAAAAAACTCTTCCTTTTGACTTCAAAACCGGTACTCTATGCCTGCAATATCGCAGAATCTGATGCCTCGGATCCTATCTCCAATACTTATGTATCCGATGTCTATCAGTTTGTCCGCCGAAACGAGAAGGCTAATCAGTGCGTTATTTGTGGTAAATTGGAGGAGGATCTGGCTTACCTAAGCCCAGAAGAAGCGACGCAGTTCCTTAAGGAACTTGGGGTTCTCAATTCAGGAATCGATAATCTTATATGTGCTACCTATAGTCTTCTCGGCCTTGCTACATTCTTCACCATAGGTGAAGACGAGGTTCGGGCTTGGTCCTTCACCAAGGGTATGACCGCGCCACAATGTGCTGGAATTGTCCACACCGACTTTGAAAAAGGCTTTATCAAAGCTGAAGTTGTCTCCTACAATGAACTCATTAACATTGGCTCGATTCTCTCCGCTCGCGAGAAAGGCCGCTATCGAATCGAGGGAAAAGATTACCGCCTTCAAGACGGCGATGTTACCCTTTTTCGCTTTCAGTAA